The Yoonia sp. SS1-5 genome contains a region encoding:
- the zapE gene encoding cell division protein ZapE: MTIQQAYQAAIDAGTLTEDPAQLAVLPELERVRAALAQPVKSGLFRKAPPPIPGLYMWGGVGRGKSMLMDLLYDHVDAPKQRRHFHAFMQWVHAEMTQARKRGVDDAIAPVAAKLADDVRFLAFDEMQITDITDAMLVGRLFEALFKAGVTVVTTSNRPPDDLYKDGLNRQLFVPFIGLLKDHMVIHELASDTDYRQDRLAGAQSYFTPIDAAARMAIDDIWERLSGGKSETLTLHVKGREVTLPLFHNGVARAKFYDLCGKYLGAADYLALADAVRVLILDEIPTLSRNNFNEAKRFVTLIDTLYEAKVRLICSAAAKPEMLYVEGEGTFEFERTASRLREMQSDGWGQS; the protein is encoded by the coding sequence ATGACGATACAACAGGCATATCAGGCCGCCATTGATGCAGGCACCCTGACAGAAGACCCCGCCCAATTGGCGGTGTTGCCCGAGCTTGAACGGGTACGGGCCGCATTGGCACAACCGGTCAAATCAGGGCTATTCCGCAAGGCGCCACCCCCAATTCCGGGCCTTTATATGTGGGGCGGGGTCGGCCGCGGCAAATCCATGCTGATGGATCTGCTTTATGATCATGTCGATGCCCCCAAGCAGCGCCGCCATTTCCATGCGTTCATGCAATGGGTGCATGCGGAAATGACGCAAGCACGCAAGCGCGGCGTGGATGATGCCATTGCACCGGTGGCCGCAAAGCTGGCAGATGACGTCCGGTTCCTTGCCTTTGATGAGATGCAGATCACCGACATTACCGACGCGATGCTTGTCGGGCGGTTGTTCGAGGCGCTTTTCAAGGCGGGCGTCACCGTTGTGACGACATCAAACCGGCCGCCTGACGACCTGTATAAGGACGGGCTGAACCGGCAATTGTTCGTGCCGTTTATCGGGCTGCTCAAAGACCACATGGTCATTCACGAACTGGCAAGCGATACGGATTACCGACAGGATCGGCTGGCCGGCGCACAAAGCTATTTCACCCCAATTGATGCAGCCGCCCGCATGGCAATCGACGATATCTGGGAACGGCTTTCCGGGGGAAAATCCGAGACCCTCACGCTGCATGTCAAAGGGCGCGAGGTCACCTTGCCGCTATTTCATAACGGCGTGGCCCGCGCAAAATTCTACGATCTGTGCGGCAAGTACCTTGGGGCGGCAGATTATCTGGCATTGGCAGACGCGGTGCGGGTTCTGATCCTTGATGAGATCCCCACCCTGTCCCGCAACAATTTCAACGAAGCAAAACGGTTCGTCACCCTGATCGACACGCTATACGAGGCCAAGGTGCGGCTGATCTGCTCGGCCGCTGCCAAGCCCGAGATGCTTTATGTCGAAGGCGAAGGAACGTTTGAATTCGAACGCACCGCCAGCCGCTTGCGGGAAATGCAGTCGGACGGCTGGGGGCAAAGCTAG
- a CDS encoding phytanoyl-CoA dioxygenase: MQPDADAISHPISAGLTTQLKDIEKTLPLRVLSKADWTHWITKGYVIVRQAVPVAQAKALADVLWAFDEKDPADPSTWYAPERRPHVRKELNNAGMVEIYHHQALWDNRQTPRVYDAFVDIWDREDLWVTIDRANLNPPKKGATTKDGFIHWDVNTSLDPPPIGVQGVLSLDVQDSETGGFQCAPYLFEHFDEWVATQPADRNPLLPDMTGIAREDISLDPGDLMIFNSLLAHGVRPNISKDRVRLAQYISMHPAEPENTREKSERIRLWQEVEPPNRPDFPGDPRGWEKQHVRPAALSPLGRRLLGVDDWA, translated from the coding sequence ATGCAGCCAGATGCCGACGCGATCAGCCATCCGATCAGTGCCGGGTTAACAACCCAGCTGAAGGATATCGAAAAGACACTGCCGCTGCGCGTCTTGTCAAAGGCCGATTGGACGCACTGGATCACGAAAGGCTACGTGATTGTCCGTCAGGCCGTTCCGGTGGCGCAGGCCAAGGCGCTTGCGGATGTCCTTTGGGCGTTTGACGAAAAGGACCCCGCTGATCCGTCAACCTGGTACGCCCCCGAGCGGCGCCCGCATGTGCGCAAGGAACTGAACAATGCAGGCATGGTCGAAATCTATCACCATCAGGCCTTGTGGGATAATCGGCAAACCCCGCGTGTCTATGATGCTTTCGTGGATATCTGGGACCGCGAGGACCTGTGGGTCACGATTGACCGGGCCAACCTCAATCCCCCCAAAAAGGGGGCGACCACCAAGGATGGATTCATTCATTGGGACGTGAATACCAGCCTTGATCCGCCCCCGATCGGTGTACAGGGGGTGCTGAGCCTTGATGTGCAGGACAGCGAAACAGGCGGCTTTCAATGCGCGCCCTATCTTTTTGAGCATTTTGACGAATGGGTTGCGACGCAACCTGCGGATCGCAACCCGCTTTTGCCCGATATGACAGGCATTGCGCGCGAAGATATCTCGCTTGATCCGGGTGATCTGATGATCTTCAACTCTTTGCTGGCGCACGGGGTCAGGCCGAATATCTCCAAGGATCGGGTGCGTCTGGCCCAATATATCTCGATGCATCCGGCTGAGCCCGAGAATACCCGCGAAAAGTCGGAACGCATCCGGCTGTGGCAGGAGGTCGAGCCGCCCAATCGCCCGGATTTTCCCGGTGATCCCCGTGGTTGGGAAAAGCAACATGTGCGCCCGGCGGCGCTGTCACCGCTGGGGCGGCGCCTGTTGGGCGTGGATGACTGGGCCTGA
- a CDS encoding folylpolyglutamate synthase/dihydrofolate synthase family protein codes for MMALHPKVIDLTLDRVWRLLDAMDNPQDKLPPVIHIAGTNGKGSTQAMIRAGLEAGGANVHAYTSPHLARFHERIRLSGALIAEDALSDVLDRCYQANGTDPITYFEITTVAALVAFAESRADWTLLEVGLGGRLDATNVIAVPALTIITPVDLDHQQFLGDTLAQIAGEKAGIIKRGVTCVVGPQHDDAIAVIEGVAARMNAPLLAYGQHWHVARERDRMIYQDETGLLDLPLPNLPGPHQVYNAGAAIAALRHLNCGEAACEAAVSQADWPARMQRLTAGPLVDLAGGAELWLDGGHNPAAGRALAKTLGEQSARPTHLICGMLNTKDIGGYLRPLAEVAESLVAVSIPGEANTLPAAETEANARAVGLDARSAPSVADAIRSITDVAPHARILICGSLYLAGHVIRENTA; via the coding sequence ATGATGGCGCTGCATCCAAAGGTCATTGACCTGACGCTTGATCGTGTCTGGCGCTTGCTGGATGCGATGGATAACCCGCAGGACAAACTGCCCCCGGTCATCCATATCGCAGGCACCAATGGCAAAGGATCGACCCAGGCGATGATCCGCGCGGGGCTGGAGGCCGGCGGCGCAAATGTGCATGCCTACACGTCACCGCATCTGGCCCGGTTTCATGAACGCATACGCCTTTCGGGCGCGTTGATCGCCGAGGACGCGCTTTCTGACGTGCTGGACCGGTGTTATCAGGCGAACGGGACCGACCCGATCACCTACTTCGAGATCACAACAGTCGCCGCCCTTGTTGCATTTGCCGAAAGTCGCGCAGACTGGACCTTGCTTGAGGTCGGTTTAGGGGGCAGGCTGGACGCCACGAATGTTATTGCGGTGCCTGCGTTGACGATTATTACCCCTGTAGATTTGGACCATCAGCAGTTTTTGGGCGACACACTCGCGCAGATTGCGGGCGAAAAGGCCGGGATCATTAAACGCGGGGTCACCTGTGTCGTCGGACCGCAGCATGATGATGCAATCGCCGTGATCGAGGGGGTTGCAGCCCGCATGAACGCCCCGCTTCTGGCCTATGGTCAGCACTGGCATGTGGCGCGGGAACGCGACCGCATGATTTACCAGGATGAGACCGGGCTGCTGGATCTTCCGCTGCCCAACCTGCCCGGCCCGCATCAGGTCTATAATGCAGGTGCAGCAATTGCGGCTTTGCGTCACCTGAACTGTGGCGAGGCCGCATGCGAGGCGGCGGTCAGTCAGGCGGATTGGCCTGCGCGGATGCAGCGTCTGACGGCGGGCCCGCTGGTTGATTTGGCCGGGGGCGCGGAATTGTGGCTGGATGGGGGGCATAACCCCGCCGCCGGGCGTGCGCTGGCCAAAACGTTGGGAGAACAATCGGCGCGTCCGACCCATCTGATCTGCGGGATGTTGAACACCAAGGATATCGGCGGCTATCTGCGCCCGCTGGCGGAGGTGGCAGAAAGCCTTGTCGCCGTATCAATCCCCGGCGAAGCCAATACATTGCCCGCCGCAGAAACAGAGGCGAATGCGCGCGCCGTCGGGTTGGACGCCCGGTCCGCGCCGTCGGTTGCAGATGCGATCAGGTCCATCACGGATGTTGCACCACATGCCCGCATCCTGATCTGCGGCTCGCTCTATCTGGCCGGGCATGTCATCCGCGAGAACACCGCATGA